The nucleotide window CCCGGTCGCCGAGTTCAACATCTGGTCCGACCCGGACGCCGCCGAGATCGTGCTCTCCTCGGGCATCCCGTTCACGATGGTCGACCTGGACGCCTCGCACCGCTGGCTCTTCCGCCCCGCCGACCTGGCCGCGCTGGAGGCCGCGGGCCCGGCCACGGCCCTCGCCGCACGGCTGATGCGCACCTACATGGACGCCTACACCCGACACGGCGGAGACGGCACCTGCCCGCTGCACGACCCGCTCGCGGTGGGCGTGTGCGCGGACGAGGCGTTCGTGAGCGCCGCCGAGGGGGCCGTGGTCGTCGAGTGCGCCAGCGAACTCACCCGCGGTCAGACCGTGTTCGTACCCGCGGAAGCCCGGCGGGTCTACTACTCCGAGTCCCCCGCCCTGACCGCCCGCCTGCGCGCCACCGGCCGCGTCGCCCTGGGCCCCGGCACCCGCGACTTCTCCAAGGACTTCGTGGCGACGCTTCCGCAGTGGCCTGCCACCGTCTGATGGCGGCCACCACCCTCTAGCGATCTGCTCATAGGACTATCCCTCGCCCCTGTGGAAAACGCCGGGCCCCATCCGCGTCCGCTGCTGCACACTGCGACGCATGGACATCACGATCAGGCAGGTGGCTGCCGACGAGTACGCCACCCTCGGCGAGATCACCGCTCAGGCCTACCTGGGCGACGGACTGCTGGACTTCGGAGAGAGCGACGAGTACCTCGGCGAGCTGCGTGACGTGGCCAAGCGGGCCGCCGCGGCCGAGGTGCTCGTCGCCGTGGCGGACGGTCGGGTGCTCGGCGGTGTGACCTTCGTCCCGGCCGGTGGCCCCATGGCCGACATCGCCCGTGCGGGAGAGGCCGAAATACGTATGCTCGCGGTCGCCCCGGAGATGCGCGGTCGAGGCATCGGCGAGGCTCTGGTGCGTACCTGCGTCGAGCGCGCCCGGGCCGTGGAGGGCTGCGTACGCCTCGTGCTGTCGACCCAGCGGACCATGCGCACCGCCCATCGCATCTACGAACGTCTGGGCTTCACTCGTACACCCGAGCGCGACTGGAACCCCGTTCCACACCTCGACGACATCATGCTCCTCACCTATGAGTTGACGCTCTGACACGCTCCGAAGTCGACGTGACACAACATCTGGGGGTGACCCCGCAGCCCGACACAAGATGTATGCTCATGCTCGCTGTCGCCGCAGGGGA belongs to Streptomyces graminofaciens and includes:
- a CDS encoding nucleoside hydrolase — protein: MTALAPIVLDSDPGIDDAVALQYLLGTGLWDLKAYTSVGGNLPADATYRNARALARAMRIDDDVPVHRGAGRPLSRLPYREASAFHGPAGLGDETLPDSTAPHQAESSAQALLRLSGQYEGELTVCATGPLTNVAIAILEDPDFARRVRRFVFMGGAAQVPGNFTPVAEFNIWSDPDAAEIVLSSGIPFTMVDLDASHRWLFRPADLAALEAAGPATALAARLMRTYMDAYTRHGGDGTCPLHDPLAVGVCADEAFVSAAEGAVVVECASELTRGQTVFVPAEARRVYYSESPALTARLRATGRVALGPGTRDFSKDFVATLPQWPATV
- a CDS encoding GNAT family N-acetyltransferase, translating into MDITIRQVAADEYATLGEITAQAYLGDGLLDFGESDEYLGELRDVAKRAAAAEVLVAVADGRVLGGVTFVPAGGPMADIARAGEAEIRMLAVAPEMRGRGIGEALVRTCVERARAVEGCVRLVLSTQRTMRTAHRIYERLGFTRTPERDWNPVPHLDDIMLLTYELTL